Genomic segment of Candidatus Chlorohelix allophototropha:
CTAATAATACTGGGTGTATTATCAATCTTTGTAGGGCTAATTCTTCATTCGGTAAGAGCCTTTTTTTTGGATTTGAAGAAAACGATGCAACATAACTGCGTACTTTCCAATAGAGTCAGCAGGAGGTAAGACGTTTTTTGGCAGGAAAGCATTCATTTGAGTTAGAATATATAGGTTCGTCTGTGCAAACCCTTAAAACAAGGGCTTACCTTCACCAAAATACCCAAGAATATTCAAAGACTGCCACTATTACAATAGTTTGTTATAACCATAGCCGTCATATAGAAGCCTGCCTTTCCTCTGTGCTGAAAACGCTTCCGGAAGGCTGTGAAGTAATAGTGGTGGACAATGCTTCTACCGATGGGAGCGCCGAACTGGTGGAGAAGCTTTTCCCTCAGTTTAGGCTTATAAAGAATACGGTAAATGAGGGATTTGCCGGAGCCAATAATACCGCTTTTAAAGAAGCCAATGGGCGTTACCTAGTTGCACTCAATCCCGATACAGTCGTTACTGAGGGGTGGTTGGAAGCTCTATTGGTTCCTTTCAAGGAGGCTGAAACCGGACTGACTACTGCCCGGATAATGCTGTTGCAAAAACCAAGTCAGGCAAATACATGTGGTAATGAAATGCATTTCACTGGCATAACCACTTGCCGAGGGCTGGGTTGGTCTTTAGATGAACCCGAACTTTATCGTTCCGCAATAGTTCCGGCTATTTCAGGGGCATGTTTTGCAATCAGGACGGAGTTGTGGAACGAGTTGGGCGGGTTTGACCCCACTTTCTTTACTTACCTAGAAGATACCGATTTATCGCTTAGAGTACGCTTGTCCGGTTATAAATGTGTCTATCTACCAGACGCAGTGATATATCATGATTACACCAATCAATTTTCTTCCCGCAAGCTCTATTTTCTGGAACGCAACCGCCTGTTACTATTATTGAAATGCTATTCAACGCGCTCTCTATTGCTTTTATTACCAGCTCTTTTGTTGGCAGAGGCACTGGTCTGGGGTTATGCGTTTACCCATGGCGCTACTCGCTCAATTCTGGAGGCATATGGCTGGGTTTTTATACAGCGCAAGGAAATACTCCAGAAACGGAAGATTGTAAAATCTTACAGGCGAATAAATGATTATGAATTGTTCCGTGAAATGCAATGGAGGCTAAATATCGGGCAGTTGAGCGGACCAACATTGGCTAAACTTGCAGATTTAGCTCTAAATCCGATCTTTTGGCTTACTTATAAAGCCTTCCAGCTTAAGATGTGGCGTTGATGAGTGTGGTTGTTACTCCAACAACTGCCCGTACTCCCCACAACTGGCGCCCGCTTCGCATAGCGCAGATAACTGCTACCTTCCCACCTTATCATGGCGGCACCGGAAATGTCTGTTATTATAATTCTAGAGAACTGGGCAAGCTCGGTCACCAAGTGCATGTTTTTACCCGAACATTGAAAGGGCTTCCCGCTCAAGAAAAGGGTGAGGGGTTTATGGTTCATCGCCTCAGACCTCTTATAAGAATTGGGAATGCTCCAGTTTTGCCGGGACTTTTGAAAGAGTTGCGAGGTTTTGATATTATCCACCTCCATTATCCCTTCTTCGGAGGCGAGTTGTCGGCTCTTAGCGCGGTCTTGCACGGTGTACCCCTCGTAATAACTTATCACCAAGATGTATTGCTAACGGGGGTTTTAGGAGTGGTTGAAAACATATTGAGCCACACCACCGGGCGCATGACCCTCCGTAGCGCCGCCAAGCTTCTTTTCACCTCCACCGATTATGCAACCTATTCTAACGCTCGCCCACTGCTTAAAGGGCGTGAGGCTATAATAGGCGAATTACCAAACGGGGTTGATATTACTATCTTTACACCCGGCGTTCCTCGTTTGGATTTGCTGGCTCGGTACAAGCTAGAGCCTCAGAATCGAATTGCGCTTCTTGTAGCGGCATTGGATCGTCCCCACTATTTTAAAGGGGTCAATGTTTTCCTCGATGCTATGGAGTTGCTTCCGCCCTCGTACAAAGGGTTAATAGTAGGCGAGGGGGAATTGCGACAGGAATACGAGAAACATGCCGAAGAGCTAGGAATTAAATCTCGGATAACTTTTGTCGGTAGGGTTAGTCAGGAAGAATTGCCGGATTATTACAGGCTGGCGCATATTACTATCCTTCCTTCAACAACAAGAGGCGAAGCCTTTGGCATGGTGCTGCTGGAATCCCTAGCCTGTGGGATACCGGTGATAGCTACGGATATGCCGGGTGTGCGTACAGTGGTTGAACCGGGCAGAGACGGGTTACTGGTCACACCGGGTGATTCGATACAATTGAGCCAAGCGATTGAGCAGCTTTTAGAATCGGATGCCCTGCGTCAAACAATGGGAATACAGGGGCGGGCTAGAGTTGAGGAGCATTACAACTGGCTTTCGCTCATTTCCCGTTTGGAAAAAATATATTTTCAGGCGCTGAGTGAAGCCGGAACAGACCGGCGAGGTTTAGCTTGAAAACTGCGGTCGCCAATATCCCATTAGAGTATTTGTATGCGTTGGATGCTGTAATGCCGTTGCTAGCAAAAAACGGCTATAAAACAGTCCTGTGTAATATTCAGGAATTGCTCTCAGAACTGAATATGCGTTTGGAAAGCGTTGAAAATCGAGCGGTGGGAGGCGTAAGCTTATGGATAGAACCTCAAGCCGATGACTGGCAGGCACAATTGAGCCATTTTTCAACTTTAATTACAAGTGGAAATACTTTGCTTATAATTGCTTCCAGACCACTGGCGCGGCTATTACCGGAACGGCGTTTATGGCAGGGCAACCCGCTGGGATTGCAACCGGGAGGTATCCGCCAGCTTAAGAAAAGACTGCCGCTGTCAGGTTTTCGGCTTGAAGCTGCACACGGGATTCACACGCTTTTATCAACCGGGATAAATAGCTTTAGTACGGCGCTTGGTAAGGCTCAGTTGCCTTCTCTCTCCGACCGCCTGTACTTTGCCGCCCGGCTTAATTACAGGGCGAGCGGTTGGCTTTCATCTCTTTCCACTGTTTCGCTGATAGAAGCAAGTGTGTTGTAAAGCTGTAACCCTACACTGGAAAAAATATTCTGGAAAAACTTAGAGCCGTGTCCGAACTGACTAATAGCCCTATTGATGACGCGCTTGCCCGGTTGGAAGCTTGGCTGGAAACTATGCGCTGCCCCGGCGGTTACGGTGGACCTGTGGCGCACTGGTGGCAACAGAGTCTTCTGTATACTGGTCCCGGCTTGGATTGGCGCTACGAGGGTATAATTCTTGGGTATTTGCTGCTATGGAAAAATACTGGACAAGCACAATGGCTAGAGAAAGCTTGTCGAGCTGGAAATGATTTGCTGGAAGGACAGCTAAAAAGTAAAAATTTCAAAGCTTCTTCCTTCGAGAGAAATCCGGCTATCGCAGGGACACCGCATGAAGCAGCTTGCGATATAGGGCTGCTATCTCTGGCATTAGCCCTAGGGGAAATTGACCAGCCTAAGTATGCCATCTGCGCCGAGCAAAATATCAAAGAGTTTCTGATAGAAAAGCTCTGGGATGAACAATCCCGTTCTTTCTGCGATAACATTGCCAAAAACACCTTTGTACCAAATAAGGCGGCTACCATTTGCGAAGCCCTTTTTCTGTTGGCAGAAGTGACCGGGGAGTCTCGTTGGGTGGACTATTACGCTTTACCTACCCTCAACCGCATATTACAATATCAGTGCGGGAAAGAACAGGGCAGGTTGGAAGGCGCGGTAGCTCAGAACAGTATAGATAATCAGATG
This window contains:
- a CDS encoding glycosyltransferase family 4 protein, whose translation is MSVVVTPTTARTPHNWRPLRIAQITATFPPYHGGTGNVCYYNSRELGKLGHQVHVFTRTLKGLPAQEKGEGFMVHRLRPLIRIGNAPVLPGLLKELRGFDIIHLHYPFFGGELSALSAVLHGVPLVITYHQDVLLTGVLGVVENILSHTTGRMTLRSAAKLLFTSTDYATYSNARPLLKGREAIIGELPNGVDITIFTPGVPRLDLLARYKLEPQNRIALLVAALDRPHYFKGVNVFLDAMELLPPSYKGLIVGEGELRQEYEKHAEELGIKSRITFVGRVSQEELPDYYRLAHITILPSTTRGEAFGMVLLESLACGIPVIATDMPGVRTVVEPGRDGLLVTPGDSIQLSQAIEQLLESDALRQTMGIQGRARVEEHYNWLSLISRLEKIYFQALSEAGTDRRGLA
- a CDS encoding glycosyltransferase family 2 protein; the encoded protein is MAGKHSFELEYIGSSVQTLKTRAYLHQNTQEYSKTATITIVCYNHSRHIEACLSSVLKTLPEGCEVIVVDNASTDGSAELVEKLFPQFRLIKNTVNEGFAGANNTAFKEANGRYLVALNPDTVVTEGWLEALLVPFKEAETGLTTARIMLLQKPSQANTCGNEMHFTGITTCRGLGWSLDEPELYRSAIVPAISGACFAIRTELWNELGGFDPTFFTYLEDTDLSLRVRLSGYKCVYLPDAVIYHDYTNQFSSRKLYFLERNRLLLLLKCYSTRSLLLLLPALLLAEALVWGYAFTHGATRSILEAYGWVFIQRKEILQKRKIVKSYRRINDYELFREMQWRLNIGQLSGPTLAKLADLALNPIFWLTYKAFQLKMWR